GCATATAGGAAGTGAAGGCGGACTTGTGCACTTACGTCATTTCTTAGCTGGAAAGTCACTTGTGTTCTTTGGCCCTACTGATTCTAGGGTGTATGGGCATGCAGAGAATATCAATCTTTTTTCGAAAGCTTGTCCCGTATGCTGTTGCTGGTTGACAAAAAATTGGTCACAAGCTTGTATCTTGGGAGATAGTGTGCCCAGGTGTTTGTCTAGTATAACCGCAGATATGGCTTTTATTGAATTTGCTAAGTTCTTAAAGCCATCTGTATAGCCAACTGTCGCCCTAGGTGAGGTTCACTGGTTGCGTAATTTTTCAATCTCTTTTGCAGGCAAAGAAGAAATGCGTTCGATGGTTTCATCATCAAAGCCGTTGGCAATCATGGATTTCACCATGTCTAGCACTCCTTCCCTGTGGCCTTCTCTGCGGCCTTCCTCAGTCCAAGAATCTTTATCCGATTCATAGTCCATGATAGCCATTTCACGATTGAGATAGGCTAGCCGTTCATTTTCGTTCTGCATGAAGATGGATGTCGCATCTAGGGCAGTATTTATAGCTGTTTCTTTCATGGTGAGTTCTGCCCCATACCCGCTTTGCTGGACACCCGAAATGAATGGTACAATACATTCATGAGGTGATACGATTGAACAGATACAGTAATGAATTTAAGGAAGAAGCCGTAAAAAGAGTCTTGAGCGGTGTTCCGGCCAGCCAGGTAGCCCGAGAGATAGGAGTCAACGTAAGTTCCCTATACACTTGGAAGGCAAGATACATAAAACATCCGGAGCAGCCCTTTGTCGGCAGTGGCAAGCTCCGTGATGAGGATGCCGAGCTAAGAAGGCTACAGCGGCGTATTAAAGACCTTGAACAGGAGAATGAATTCCTAAAAAAAGCGAGCGCCTTCTTTGCCAAGAACCTGAAGTGATCCGATATTACTACATCGAAGCTAACCGCGGCAAATATCCGATTGAAAAGATGGTGCGATGGGCTAATGTATCCAGAAGCGGTTTTTACGCTTGGCTTTCCCGCAAGCCAAGCCCACGTGACAAAAGCAATGATGAGCTTTTACGTATCATTAAGCAAATTCACGAAAAATCCAATAAGACCTATGGTTCCGTGCGCATTTTCAGAAAGCTACGTAAAAAGGGGATTAAGGTCAACCACAAGCGTGTAGAACGTATCATGAAGGCAAACGGCATACATGGCAAGGCACGTCGTAAATATAAGGCTACAACATATTCAGACCATGATATGCCTGTTGCCGAAAATGTTCTCAACCGCAATTTTTCTGCGGAACATCCTGGGGAAAAGATGGTCAGTGATATAACCTATATCCCTACAGACGAAGGCTGGCTTTATCTAGCTGGGGTGATGGATTTATGCGGCCGTAAAATGGTAGGAGTGGCCATGGACAGCCGTATGACCAAACAGCTAGTTATGTCAGCTTTACAGGATGCCATAAATCATACCAGCGATGTAAACGGCTGCATCCTCCATTCTGACCGTGGAAGCCAGTATTGTTCCAAAGACTACTGCCAAATGGCAAAGCAGAATGGTTTTACGATGAGCATGAGCCGGAAAGGCAACTGTTGGGATAACGCTCCCATGGAAAGCTTCTGGGGTACATTAAAACAGGAATGGCTGAACGAGAAGCATTTCCGCACTCGCGCTGAAGCTAAGGCGGCTGTATTTGAGTATATTTGGATTTTCTACAACCGCCAGCGAATACATTCCAGCAACGATTACCAGACTCCGGAAGAATACTACATGGAGCGAATGCCCGTTGAAAAAATTGCTGCCTAAATTGGTGAAGATGGCCAAAACTGCGGAAAATAAAGCAATTTTGAGGATGCGTTAGGAATCTTTCATTTTAGGTGTCTAAGCGCATGGGGGAAGGCCATTCCTCCATTTCTTTTTCGTCGAGTTTGTTGGAAAAGTAGGCCAGCCAGCGTTCCATGCGGGTCATTTCTTTGACGGGCTTCTTTGTGAACTTCGGCACTTCCAGGAAGTGCAATTCCATGTCGTTGTTGAGCCTTCGCTTGGTATCGATGTTGTAGATGCTGTACATGGAGTGCATGGGTTCTTCGGGAAAGATGGTGTAGCGAAGGATATTGATGGTGATGGCTGGCTTGAGGTCTTGGTATTTGCCGCCAGGACTGCGTTCAAGAAGGAAATTGTGACCTGCTTTCGCTCTTCGCTGCCGAAGATGAATTTGAAGAGGACATCATTTAGCGGGTTATACAGCTTGCGCTCAATGTCCTGCTCGATTTTGTGCTTTAAAACGGGATAAGGGAGTGTCATGTTTCCTGCCTCCTTCAAAGTGAGCAGATGGGAATATTCTTACTATTATTTTAACAAATGGGGCAGGGATGTCAATATTGGGATGAATATGTGATGAATAATAACAAATGATAATCGAACAGGAGTTGAAGATACTTATATGACCAAAGGAAAAGTATACTGGATCACCGGCCTTTCCGGGGCAGGGAAGACTACGGTGGGGAAAATTCTTTATGAGAGAATCTGTGCAAAGAAGCCCAATGTATTCTTCTTGGACAGTGATG
This genomic interval from Selenomonas sp. AB3002 contains the following:
- a CDS encoding IS3 family transposase (programmed frameshift); this encodes MNRYSNEFKEEAVKRVLSGVPASQVAREIGVNVSSLYTWKARYIKHPEQPFVGSGKLRDEDAELRRLQRRIKDLEQENEFLKKASGLLCQEPEVIRYYYIEANRGKYPIEKMVRWANVSRSGFYAWLSRKPSPRDKSNDELLRIIKQIHEKSNKTYGSVRIFRKLRKKGIKVNHKRVERIMKANGIHGKARRKYKATTYSDHDMPVAENVLNRNFSAEHPGEKMVSDITYIPTDEGWLYLAGVMDLCGRKMVGVAMDSRMTKQLVMSALQDAINHTSDVNGCILHSDRGSQYCSKDYCQMAKQNGFTMSMSRKGNCWDNAPMESFWGTLKQEWLNEKHFRTRAEAKAAVFEYIWIFYNRQRIHSSNDYQTPEEYYMERMPVEKIAA
- a CDS encoding PD-(D/E)XK nuclease family transposase — encoded protein: MYSIYNIDTKRRLNNDMELHFLEVPKFTKKPVKEMTRMERWLAYFSNKLDEKEMEEWPSPMRLDT
- a CDS encoding adenylyl-sulfate kinase, which codes for MTKGKVYWITGLSGAGKTTVGKILYERICAKKPNVFFLDSDAGRIVFNDKYGYSREGSLYGCRNARVCTRALM